In one Oncorhynchus masou masou isolate Uvic2021 chromosome 23, UVic_Omas_1.1, whole genome shotgun sequence genomic region, the following are encoded:
- the LOC135510110 gene encoding alpha-2,8-sialyltransferase 8F-like, protein MWALSGVLRMSSASCLLKKKSVSNPSYHNLTKASLPLANRVAAYGNASLLLPAFSYTICTKVSLDVYHALRPLRPNQKVVFFNPNFMLNLGRKWKGQGLKERRLSTGLMLASVAMELCKEVHIYGFWPFSLDLNHNPLPHHYYDNVGPNKGIHSMPDEFLLLLKLHTQGVLQLHLGRC, encoded by the exons ATGTGGGCCCTGTCGGGTGTTCTGAGAATGTCCAGTGCGTcttgcttgttgaagaaaaaatctgtgtctaatccgag TTACCACAACCTGACGAAGGCCTCTCTACCGTTGGCCAATCGTGTCGCAGCTTATGGGAACGCCTCCCTGCTCCTGCCGGCATTCAGCTACACAATCTGTACTAAAGTGTCATTGGATGTTTACCACGCCCTTCGACCGCTGAGGCCCAATCAGAAGGTGGTATTCTTCAACCCCAATTTCATGCTTAATCTGGGCAGGAAGTGGAAAGGGCAGGGTTTAAAAGAGCGCCGCCTCAGCACCGGGCTGATGCTGGCTAGTGTGGCCATGGAACTCTGCAAAGAG gttcACATTTACGGTTTCTGGCCCTTCTCTCTGGATCTAAACCACAATCCTTTGCCCCATCATTACTATGACAACGTTGGCCCTAATAAAGGCATCCACTCCATGCCTGATGAGTTCCTACTGCTACTGAagctacacacacagggagtgcTGCAACTACACCTGGGACgctgctga